From Zea mays cultivar B73 chromosome 3, Zm-B73-REFERENCE-NAM-5.0, whole genome shotgun sequence:
AGGCATCCCTCTTCCACCTGGAGGAGGAGGGGGGCCACCAGACATTCCAGGAGGCATTGGAGGAGAAGGTGCaccgggagggggagggggaccacTTCCATGTCCTCtaggaggaggtggtggtggacCTCCATGACctccaggaggaggaggtggTGATGGAGCTCCACCTCGAAACCCTGCTGGAGGTGGAGGCGGTGGAGTTCCTCCTAGTCCTCCAAAGGGTGGTGGAGGAGGAGGAACTCCTCCAATTCCTCCATATGAAGGCGGGGGTGGTGGAGCTCCTGCATATCCTCCAGGGggtggcggtggtggtggagcTCCTGCATATCCTCCAGGAggtggcggtggtggtggagcTCCTGCATATCCTCCAGGAggtggcggtggtggtggagcTCCTGCATATCCTCCAGGAggtggcggtggtggtggagcTCCTGCATATCCTCCAGGAGGTGGAGGTGGTGCTGGAGCCCCTACATATCCTCTGGGAGGTGGTGGTGGCATTAGAACTTCTGCATATCCTCCAGGAggtggaggtggcgggggagccctTACACATGCTTTGGGAGGTTGAAGATCCCATGCACATTCCCCTAGAggtggcggtggtggtggaggcccTACATGTCCTCCAGtaggtggtggcggtggtggatcCCCTCCACATCCTGTTTGAGGTGGCAGAGGGATCGAAGCCTCTACAAATACACTCGTAGGTGGTGGTGGCAGATCACCTATGTGTCCATTAGAAGatagtggtggtggtggaggtggaggtggaggtggaggtggaggtggcaaGCATGAAGGGCCTTTAGATTCTCTGGTAGATTGGAGGAATGACAAGTCTCCACTATGAAATCCAATTGGCAATGTAATTCCTCCTATCCCTTTAGTAAAGGGTGGTGGAGGTGGAATGGCCCCACATCCTCTAGGAGGAGTTGATAGTGGAACTTCTCCATGTCCTCCAGGAAGTGAAGGTGGAGGTATTGGAATATTCACAATTTCTCCACAAAGAGTTGACAATGGAGATCCCATTTGTCCTTCAGGGGGAAGGAGAGGAGGTGGTGGGTTTTCTTTAGTAACTTCAAGAAGAGAAGCTGGTCCTGTTGATTGCCCACCATCAAGAGGTTGAGACAAAGTTTCACTTGTTCTAGGAGGAGGAGGTGGCAATGGAATTATATTAACCCCTTTTGAATGTGGAGGTGGAACTATTACAATATCCTCTGAAAAGGTAGGTTGGGTTGCTATATCTGCATAGAAAGAAGGTTGGTACGAGCACGGAGATGCAGGTGCGATATGATGTAaagttggtggtggaggtggtggaggtggatataGATTAATATGTTTTCCAGGAAGAGATGGATGATTCAAGAGTGGAGCTGGAAGTGGAGGTAGAACAACACATGATTCTCTAGAAAAAGGTGGAGGGGAAGAAGGTGGATTTTCGTAATGTTCTGTTGGAGAAGGTGGTTTTGAAGATAAACACAAAGAAGGTATAACTGTTGCATGACAAGGTGGTGGttgtggaggaggaggaggtggaggtggagattTCATATGTTCTCCAGAATGAGGCAACTTTTGTGGCAATTGCAGAATTGGAATGCCTCCGTGTTCTTTATCATCAATTATAGAGGCCAAGACTCCGTTAATTGTTTCACCTTGTGATATCTCCACCTCAAATGGCCTCAAATGAATTGATAATGTTGTTTGATCTAAAGGCTGCTCACAATTTACTTGCTCTGCAGATATTGAACATGAGGAATTATCTGTTACAATGTGAAACATTGGATATGGAGGTGCTGCAGGTATATAGGATGACATACTTGAAATTGTATCTTCAGCGCTTCCAACCACATGCTGAACTTTATACTCAGAATGCTCTGATGGAGATAATTCGACAGCAGTATCAGATTGCAGAAATTGAACTTCACTTGCTTCATGTCCTTCGAGAGAAGTAGCTGGAACATCAGATTTGTGTTCTGGTAGCATTGTTGGTTCTTTATATGGACAATCTGAAGACGGATTTGAGTATACCAGTGGAACTGATCCACTATCACTGCATATAGTTGGCAGTGGTAGTTGTGATGGTGGTGGTACTAGAGGCAAAGGTGGTGGCGGCAGCGTTGGTGGTTCAGCACGTTGTAATGTTTTGGGAGGTGAAGAACAAGTCATGTGCAACAAAGAATTTGTATCTTCATTGGTAAATGGGACATCCATGGCAGTTACTATATTAGGTCTACTTGTTACTTCCTCATCTACAAAATCAGAGGCTCCTAAGGGACATTCAGTTGCAGCTATACTACTATTAGAGAGTGAAGTTAGTGAGGAATCACCTAAGTTGAGAACACTTTGTCTATAATCTGGACTATAGGAACAAGATCCATCAGCTCTTATTTGTTCAGGTTCATATATTATGGTGCTCGAATAACTTTGGGTGCAAGAATCATGTGGGGGTGGTAGTGGAGGTGGGTGTGGGGTTTGAGGGCCATATTGGTTGGAAGCAGGCAAAGTTAAGCTACCTGAATGTAGATCATTTTCCTCTGTCATTGGTGGGTGAAGATGTTGATCTTGTGGTATTGAGGGAGATCTAACATGCTCTTGGTGTTTGGGTGATCTTGAAGAAGCCATTGACATCTCTATGAATGTGCCAAATGATAATGATGGTAGAGATGAAATCGTTCTTATTGGTCGCAGAGTAGGATGTACTAGAGACATTTTGGATGATGATCCCAGGGATGTGTAGAGCTGAAATGGTGGAAGCACAGAAGATGTATCTGAATCACCCCTTCCACTTGTAGAAGTAACGGAGTTCTGCTTAGATTCTGTTTGTGATGGAGAAAAAAAGGACAAATCTGTGGATGCAGCACGAAGCAGATTGCGTCTGGGAGATGATGGAGAAAAAAGACTAGATGTCGCCAATGGTAGAAAAGGTTTTTTCTTTAGCACCAGTCGAGATGAATCGGTTGTATCTGTATTTGCATTCACAGAAGTTGAAGCATGGTTTATTATCAAGTTAGATTCTTCTGGtagaatgttcgcacaagagataTTAGAAGACTGACTCCTGGAGCTGGAAAATGATGTGTCAATTCCTGCTCTTCGCTCTGCAGTGACATTACTACTGCAAGCACGAAGCTGATCAATATTTTCATTGGCTGAACTTAGTTCCAAAGAAGTGTTTGAGCTGTCAAGATGTGGTAAATCTTTGGGCTCAGCCACTAGTGAATCTGTGCCTGTGATGGTAAATTTTTCTTTGTTGCGACTTTCTTCCCGTTCAATCACTATGCCATTGTCATAAGCAGCATATTCATCTCGTGCACTCTGTCCCTCATCTTTTTTGAAAAAAGTATTAGGTCGTTTTGTGTCCTCGTCTTCTCCCAGTGCAGTGCTTTCTGAACTGTGGACTGCCTCATCTAATTCAGTTTCCATCATATTCCCCTCTACCACTTGTTTGGGAGTTGTAACTTCAGATATGATGACCTCTTTGATCATCTGTATGTCATCAGTACTATTAGTTTCTAATATAATCACCTCCTTAACCAATACATTATCAATCTGGCTCAAGTCTTGATTGGAACCCATCCTTATATCCTGCTTGGAACTACCCTTTTCAAACATGCACCCATCCTCTTTATAGGTAGAACTTGAGATGCCGCTATCTGTGTCTCCATCTATTGTAGCTGTAAAAGTTGACTTCACAACTGCAGTCTCATCGTTGAGCAAAATATTGGCTTCAGTGGATGTGCATGCTATTGTAGCGGTAAAAGTTGACTTCACAACTGCAGTCTCATTGTTGAGCAAAATATTGGCTTCAGTGGATGTGCATGTCTTTCCATCATTTACTGTTTCTAACAACAAGCCCAAGTTATCGGCTTTATTGTCTTGTGATCCATCAATGTCAATATTCAGATCAAAGTTGgaaaatggagagtttttccaacATTCGGCACTTGGAGTTCGAATATAATCTGTAGAGACCATAGAAAGAGTATCCGCATCCTTATTTCCATCTTGAGATTCAGCATTACTGAAGATTTCTTCTGCTTCAAAGAACTCATCAGCAGAGGCAACATCCATATCATTATCAtagtcataatcataatcataatcaggtGCTACTTCAGTTGACGCATCAGACTCAGCATCAAACTCTGAAAAGAGTACCTGGTTAAGACATGCACCCACAATTAACATTGATATATTTGGTGACGGATTATCACATGCATACATGAGAAATCATGGCCTACCTCTGCTTTGAAGTTCTTTGTGAACTGGTGATCGGCATCCCAAGGGACATCGATGTCCTCAAAGTTCAACGGTAAAATGTGAGACTGGATGAAAAAGGTATTGAACATCACCCTAAACATTAACCTTTCATTTCCTTGGCCATCATCCACATGCAGACATTCAAGGACGACATCACCTTGGACGCAGGATCCTACATTTAACTTCACTGGCGCATTATCTGCCTGCAAAAATAGTTAACGAGTAACTTGAATAAATAGCAGAACCATTTAGATAAGACATGCTTGATGGTACCTGTCTGTAACGCCTAATATGTTTCTTGGCCTTTGATGGTGGTGAAATGACACTATGACTTCTGTCAGTTGTTGGAATATCCTGCCCATATACTCGAACAATTGGCCGACAACCACCGACTCCATCAAAATTTGGAATTTCTCTAAGAATTACACAATCCAAGGTGAAAGGAATAGGTTGTGTAGGCCATCCTATGCCGTCATCCATTCTGCATATGTACCCAAGATACCGAAGATGAGACGGTTGTGGATTCAATGTGGTTAGCATCTGAAGAAGCTCCTTTGGGGCTTGCTTGTACACCATATCTAGAGTTCTTTGCTCCCCATTATATTGTTTCCTGTACAGAAGAAGACCTGCAAGCATAAATGCCAACACTGGCCATCCATCTTTCTCACAGTGCATTAGTAAAATATTTTGCTGCCCTTCAAGCATAAGCCACCTTTCACTCAGCCTTAGGAAGTGGAGAATGATATCCAAAGGAAGTAACGGGCATCCTAGATACTTGCAAGGGTAGTCTTTGGCTGTAATATTGTACTTGGAGAAAATGCCTGAAATAAGACTTTTTCCTTCATCTCTAAAGTTAAGTACCATCAATGAAGAATCTGCAAACTGTTCACGGAGCTGCAAAATAATGTTGTCCAGGTAATTCTTGTATCTGTATTGGTCCATGGTTTCTGTTGAGAAGCAACAATCGAATACTGCAAGCACAAACAGACCAATCATTGCACATTAATGTCAGACTTAATTTGACAATGTCTATAACCATCATAGAAGTATGGTGCAAGGCCAGAAGCCACCCATTCAATTTTTTTATACGAGACTACAGAAGTAGCAGATCAATACATGATAGCCTTGATCCTACATAATCAAATCATAAACGCATGAGCTGGTGTGTAGAAAGAACAGGACAGTCCTGTCAGAAGTTACACAATGGTGACTATATCCGATCGCTCTGGACATAATCACAACCTCCACACAAATCCAAGAATTCGCCGAACTATGGACCAGAATACAAATTGTACAGATGCTGCTCGGCATGCAGGATTCTATAACTCGGAAATGGATGGCTGACGGAAAATATTCCACATGTTCAGCATACAAGATCCAGTTCGGAGGATCGCATCGAAAATTCCAGGCCGAGCTCATTTGGAAGGCGCAGGTGGAAAATAAATGCAAAGTCCACGCCTGGATACTCATGCACAACAAAGTCCTAATGGTGGACAACCTACAAAAGAGCGGGGTTCCCACATTAGGACCATTGTGTCTTGTGTAATGGGCCTCTAGAGATAACAGACAAGGTTACACCTTTCTTTGCTGTGCCCCTTCGCAAGGGCCAATTGGAGCCAGGTGCTATCCTGGAAGAATTTCAATGTGCAGCTACCCTAACAGGACCCCGCCTGCATTACCGATTGGTGGGAGGAAGTAGTAAGCAAGGTGCCAAAGCACGACCGCAGCCGTTTCAACGGAGTGGTAATCTACATTGTGTGGTACCTGCGGAAGGAGAGAAATAGGAGGATTTTTTAAGATGTGTACAAGACATCGCAGCAGGTCACCTCATCGACCAAAGAAGAAATAGTGCAAAGATGTAGGACGAATGGACGATGTTCTTTGCGGGTTACCCCACCAAGAGTGGGGGAGGGCTTCTCTTTTTGTCCTAGGACCGGTCTGTTGGGCACAATGGGCGTTCAGCTTACATAAAACTCCCTTTTCCTTGCTTAATTGAGCAGTGCCTTTACTTAAAAAATGCATGAGAGTTATCCTGTTAGTCCTACTAAGAAGTCACCTAGTTGCACTACTGAAAACCCATCAGCAAACAATTAAATACAGCAACACAAAGATGCCAATCAGTATTTCTACTTATGTGAAACTTCATGTCTTCAAACATGTTAGCAGCATTTTAGACTAAAATGCACTTCTTATTCAATTTTTTTTCTGATAGTGAAGTAGCAGATTAAGACATGATCGCATTGTTCTTGTTGATCAGCAAGCATTATCGTATTAGGCATAGACTAAATGTCACAGCTCCTCATCTATCTTCAAACATGGGTGTTACATTAATCGCATAACATAGAAACTTCAGAATCAAACCCTTGCACCAGCCAACGAGGTTGCTGGCAACGTTACTATTAATGTGCAGTAATAAACACGGGAAAAATACAGCGGTAGTCGAACAGTGAGCGAACCCTTCTTTTTGAGAAGCATAGCTCGAACGAAACTAGAATGGGGCCATAGAATCATGGTGGCACCGTAAGCTGATGCAGCATGCACAAGGAAGGCATGTTAGCTGGAAGCCTGAAAACAACATCCAGAGAAATTTGTTCCGGCACTGAGCGAAATTACATAATGCAGCTGCATTTCCGGTGCTAAAATCAATAGAACCTCCGATTGCACACACCCCGAAGTACCCCCCAAATCGGTAATTCGGTTCGGTGGCGGCAGTCGAACAGGAGGCGCGGGGTTACCGTACCGTAGACGCGGTCGGCTATCTCGAGGAGCCGATCCGGCGGCTTCCGATAGAAGAGCCTCCGGAACAGCGCCATTCCCTTGCGCTTCCGACCGCCGTCGGCGTCGCCGCCGTCTCCGGCGGCCTGCCCCCGGACCCACTTGCTCCGCGACGCCCGGGACCAGCCGACCGCACTCTTGCCGGCGGCCAGCCAGCCAGACCGCAGCGGCGGCGCCAGCGATGATCGGGCCCCGTGCTGCCCGCTGCCGCCGCCGACCTAGCACCCACTCGCCAGCGGAGGCTAACGATACGAACGCCGGCGATCGGGTGCGCCACGCACGCACCCGCCCGCCAAGCTCCCGGCTCGAGTCGCGGGAGGGCAATGCCGCGCGCGGCGGAATTCAGACAGCTAGGGTTTCCTTTCCCCCTCTCGTTGAGGAATTCTTTTTTTCGAGCGGAACTTTTTTTTCTGCTCGTGCTGCTAAAATTATTTTTGGGGTGTTGGAGGTGGCGGAGAAGGAAACGGAGGAAGACAGAGGGGAGACgacggcggaggcggaggcggcagGCAGAGCAGAGCAAAGCTGAGCACGCGCGAGCACGATTGCTCGAAACAAACACACGATGAAATGCCTCGGGGGTAAGATTTTTTGTgcgtatgacatgtggggcccggCGCCAACGGTTGCACCGGTGCGCGCCACGCTGCTCGGCGCATGACATCACATCAGGCAGCGGTCACCGTGTGGGCTTTTTCATGATAGGCCGGATCTGCACTAGTCAGGAGCAATTGGGATGGGCCCGTAATAGCAGGATGAATCAAAGTTAGCCCAACGAATGGTACTCTTGCCGTGTTACAGAGAGCCCAACGTGTAACGGGCTGAATCCAGAGCTAGAGATTTCCGAGTCCGGTTTCTAAGAAATTTTTCATCTTTCCAAAAAAAAGTGATGGCCTGAGTTCATCATAGTTTAAATTCTGTCCAAATATGGAATCTGTTTAATGTCAAGAAAATAGACGAAGTCTCTATCCAAAATCAATGTTTAGGCATTTTTTTAGATAAGGACCTCAATCAAAGCCAAAAACCATCACACTTAAAAGAGCTTCGGACGACGAAGAAATGGGAAAGTGAAGGGGAGCTTCAGTGCCTTCACAATGGTCTATGGATAAAACAAGTTAAGAAGGTTTACATGGAGAAGAAAATCAGGATTGTAAAATGGTGTGATTGTACCCTCTCGTTAGCGAAGGACTACGGTGTAAACGTAAGGGCAAGGTTGCAATTTCATATGAATATGTATATCGTTCgaaccctataaatagatgaataataTCACTGTTACGGGGATCGGTCATATGTAACCTTgcgtctatagcatctttttcccgaGAGAACCTCCAAAGATACTACAATGTCGAAGTATATTTGGATGTTCCCTCCCTATGTTATCTGATATCTGTTATTCAAAGTAACCTAATCATTGAGCTTGACTGTTGCATATATGAAACTAGTTCATTGTCATCAATTACTTTGTATAATGTCATTTGTTTATACATTTAGTATGTTAACCCTTGTACTTGTTCCATGTGCTCTCTGGACACGGAGAACACAATCACCCTTCTCCCCTTCGACACCTTTGGAGGGGAGAAGGATTTGACAAGATAATCATATGACCATTAATATTCAGGTATGTTAAAAACAATGAGCTTCAAAACTGTGGATCAATTAAACATTGGAATCTTGATCATCAATTTCATTATATACACATCTTATGAAAGACAAAACTCTGTTGTCAGGGTCAAAACCGGGTCCCCAAGGCCCACGAGTCGTGATGAGTAAAGATACTCTGAAAAGGCTCGAGTAAGGCCCAATCTGCTTCTGGATCATGAGTAAACCGCTAATGTTTGCCCCTAGTCCCGATGTGAAGCAAGGACGCCTAGGGGTTGGGCAAAACGAAAAAGGGTTGAACGAGCCCTAAGTCAACCTAGGGGTCAGGCGAATCGTGCCTAGCCTAAGGGGATGACCAAACTAGACACAGGCACAAACAAACCACACACGGGTCAACGATCAAAAGAATGAGGATGACCACTCCATGATTAGCCTTCGTCATCATAACGGTCGCCACAACATGGAGGGGAATGGAGGTTGTTCCTATTCTGACTAACATCCACATCCATTACGTCTAAATCAACCATGAAGCACTCATTCCTCTCGTACGGATATAGGAAACGACACTATGGATGGACTACACTGCATGGTGAACCGTCAGATATTGGGGATACGAACGAGCCCATTGATAAGCTGACCGACCCTTGAAGCACGACCACTATCATAGGTGATACTGTGCTACCAACTTCGGCTTGGACCCCCCCTCGCTAAAGCCCAATACGtgcatgaaagggaaatggccttaaaccaTTTATTATATTGTTTTttgtgcttgatgaccatcacaaccattcggactaattagtttgcctagtttttgattcacaggttcataagTTCAACATTTAGTTTCTAAGTCACAATAAGCTCAGATACAACGAAATAGGGGTAAAacatggaatagatgaactaccaatagttctactctttggataagttctaaataccCCGAGGAACCTATTCAACACTTCTAGAGAAGTTGGAAAGCTCAGAATCAACTTCTCACTattttggagctagtttgagcaaaagaagaaatatgAGTTAAAGAATTAAAATGTTTAAGATCCATGACTTAGACTAGATGGACAACCACTAGAGATATTCTTCTAAGTCATAGGATCTCTCTCAAGTTTAGCCAAAGCAACTTGGAGAAGATTGTTCAAAGATCAACGACAAGTCAGAAACTCAAGTTCTGAAATCGCCAAGTGCGGACCGCCTGGCCCCTTCTGGCGGACCGTTCGTGACACCGCTATGACTTTGGATAGGAACTATAAATCGTGgacagtccggctataaatcgTGGACTGTCCGGCTATAAAGCGTGGATCGTTCAGCTATAATTcatggaccgtccgcacgtgaagaTCTGGTTCAGCCTGAAGGTGACTAGTTGTGCAAAAGGATTTCTAGAACTGGCGCAGACCATCCGGGACCAAGGGCAGACCTCCGCGTATCGAGACAATTGTTGATCTAGCCATTGGGTTGTCAGACATAACCGTTGTAACGTCAGATCCTACCGTTGGAGGGTCGTGGATCATCCGGGCCCaagctgcggaccgtccgccagtgcgcAGAACAGACAGACAGGGCATAACAGTTATAtgggtggttggaggctataaaagggaccccaacCAGCCCATTCTCATTGATTGATTGATCCATATCATACACAGGAGTTGGGTATTCACTCCTGTCTACTAGTGCAGCACTTCTATACACATCAAggcctcacaagtgccacaaaagaaagatcaagcaagaaagagctactcgtgtgtgtttagcgatagtgcattatgagaatcattgagagaaagtgtgagctacctcttgtgatcatttgagcgtggagttttgactcccattcattgtaaagctagcaagagccccttatctttgtggttggccttgtGGAGACTTTGGTcttcggactgttcggtgtgcaccggactgtccggtgcaccctctgccagtggGGACAGCCTGGCCCAGAGAAGAGGGTTCCCTGCGTAGAAACATGAGAGCGCGCAGTTcacgagttgaattttagtggcacaccggatagcgcatcagactgtccggtgcgcactgaACAGTgattgttcactgttcggtgtgccatctgcccaacggctagctgtcagaactagccgttggagtcgaccgttggtgcaccggtggcgcaccacagtccggtgcgcccatgcgcagcagGGTTTGTGTAacgactagttggtgggtgagggctatttatacccctccacccaccatattgattgtcttgttgcccacatttactcctacactttggtagagcattgcaagcaccacaaagcctagtgaggtgatttgagaatcttaatcccgcatttggacctcattagcgctagcgagagccacctagagcacacaccgcatgcatttggcttctcttggtcaagtgaaagtctacggcttgttactcttggtgatcgacatcacctagacggcttggtggcgttgggagctcggtgatcaccgtggagatcttgttggtgacccgactcaagtttgtaagcggtcgtgagagaTCCACCGAGCCGGAGTGGCAaaagatcatctcatagtgagcacttggttcttgcaaggaccaagggggagcgatacccttgcgcgggtgctccaacgaggactaggggagagtgccgactcttcgatacctcgggaaaaaatggaggagtcttctaaaccttgctttacattacgcacttaattcaagcattttaaatTGTGTATTTATTTAGCAAGTATttaaagtattgtcttagcattgttgtatttctagtattattctcttattgctagttgttggggtgaagttgggctcttgcttaggttttaattagtgttgatttttagaaaagcccaattcatcccccctcttgggcatcgtgatcctttcaattggtatcggagccttgttgctcttagattagcttaaccgctagagtaacgatgtccggtggggatggatcgcctcccgtttttgatggtgatgattttccatattggaaaattcgtatggaagcttacttagaggctatagacattggtgtctacaaagccgccacacaaggtttccccgaacctagagatcccacaaatcttgtaggtgaagagtttaactatgagaaatggaatgctaaggccaaaaacactctttttagaggcctttgcaaaaatgtgtttaatagagttagaaaccatagaaatgctcatgatttgtggatggacatatgtgctctacatgaaggaactagaagtgagcgtgaggagagatatcacattgctatgagaaaactaaattcttttgagatgcttgctaatgaaaatgccaatgctatgtactcacgtctcaatattcttgtagaggaagtaaatggcttggggcttacacaaatttcacaaccggatgttgtgaggaagattctcagtgtcctcccaattgacaaatatggacacattgtcacagtgcttcatcagatggatctttcagttgccACTCCTACACAGATatcgggaaagatcaatgctcatgagatgtacatgcacatcaatgacaaggatgagtcatcttccaagagaaaggatttggctctcaaagcaaatcaagaaagaaaaggaaaagctaaagtacaaattgaggaggaatcctcaagtgatgatgatcttgatgctaacattgccttgatggtgaggaagaccaccaagatgttaaagaagctcaacagagaaggcatcaaatttgactcaagaaagaagaaattcttttccagcaaaagaaagcccatttctgaaatggattgctacaactatggagagcttggtcatctttctcatctatgtaacaagcccaagaagaacaagttcaagggcaagaaagaagatgacagtgatgatgagaaaaaggaaaagagattcttcaagaggaaggatgggaagcacaagaggttccacaaaaagaaaaatggaaaggcatacattgttggtgactggctcactgacattgagccatcaagtggatcttcttcaagtgaagaagaaaatgatgaaaaagttgccgccatcgctggggacttctcttcaccaccaccatcaccatcatcgacttctcacctatgcctcatggctagaggtgaacggaaggtacaaatgataatgatattatttatgatagtgatagtgatgatgaatttgcttcaccttcctatgatgaactagctgacttgcttaaggaatacactcaaatcattaggaagtcaaaagccaaatgtgataagttgaaagatgaaaatgaaatttttaaatgccaaatatgacatagttatgaaagctagtgatgaaatgaaagaagaaaacaaaactatgtcatccactataaatgagcttacatcctccctaaaagatgctaaggataaatgtgacaagttaaatgaagctaatagggaattgaaagatagactagtgaaaattaaggaagactatactaagattaaatttgatcataataatcttcttgttgaaaatgaacttttatcttacaatacacatgaggctattaaccctattgttaagattgatgtagcaacctcatgtgatgatttgagtcaaggtgatcaaactagtctacatgatgaactgaccgaaaaagttgaagtcttgacattagacaaccaaaaattgaagagatacttgactgatgcaactactagaggaaacgttgccattgagaacaatgaCTTCAACAATGAGTTGACAGTGGATAattaaaggcttaaaaatgaggtcaagaaacttaagagtgaaaatgaacatcttgcaaca
This genomic window contains:
- the LOC103652160 gene encoding formin-like protein 12 isoform X7, with the translated sequence MALFRRLFYRKPPDRLLEIADRVYVFDCCFSTETMDQYRYKNYLDNIILQLREQFADSSLMVLNFRDEGKSLISGIFSKYNITAKDYPCKYLGCPLLPLDIILHFLRLSERWLMLEGQQNILLMHCEKDGWPVLAFMLAGLLLYRKQYNGEQRTLDMVYKQAPKELLQMLTTLNPQPSHLRYLGYICRMDDGIGWPTQPIPFTLDCVILREIPNFDGVGGCRPIVRVYGQDIPTTDRSHSVISPPSKAKKHIRRYRQADNAPVKLNVGSCVQGDVVLECLHVDDGQGNERLMFRVMFNTFFIQSHILPLNFEDIDVPWDADHQFTKNFKAEVLFSEFDAESDASTEVAPDYDYDYDYDNDMDVASADEFFEAEEIFSNAESQDGNKDADTLSMVSTDYIRTPSAECWKNSPFSNFDLNIDIDGSQDNKADNLGLLLETVNDGKTCTSTEANILLNNETAVVKSTFTATIACTSTEANILLNDETAVVKSTFTATIDGDTDSGISSSTYKEDGCMFEKGSSKQDIRMGSNQDLSQIDNVLVKEVIILETNSTDDIQMIKEVIISEVTTPKQVVEGNMMETELDEAVHSSESTALGEDEDTKRPNTFFKKDEGQSARDEYAAYDNGIVIEREESRNKEKFTITGTDSLVAEPKDLPHLDSSNTSLELSSANENIDQLRACSSNVTAERRAGIDTSFSSSRSQSSNISCANILPEESNLIINHASTSVNANTDTTDSSRLVLKKKPFLPLATSSLFSPSSPRRNLLRAASTDLSFFSPSQTESKQNSVTSTSGRGDSDTSSVLPPFQLYTSLGSSSKMSLVHPTLRPIRTISSLPSLSFGTFIEMSMASSRSPKHQEHVRSPSIPQDQHLHPPMTEENDLHSGSLTLPASNQYGPQTPHPPPLPPPHDSCTQSYSSTIIYEPEQIRADGSCSYSPDYRQSVLNLGDSSLTSLSNSSIAATECPLGASDFVDEEVTSRPNIVTAMDVPFTNEDTNSLLHMTCSSPPKTLQRAEPPTLPPPPLPLVPPPSQLPLPTICSDSGSVPLVYSNPSSDCPYKEPTMLPEHKSDVPATSLEGHEASEVQFLQSDTAVELSPSEHSEYKVQHVVGSAEDTISSMSSYIPAAPPYPMFHIVTDNSSCSISAEQVNCEQPLDQTTLSIHLRPFEVEISQGETINGVLASIIDDKEHGGIPILQLPQKLPHSGEHMKSPPPPPPPPQPPPCHATVIPSLCLSSKPPSPTEHYENPPSSPPPFSRESCVVLPPLPAPLLNHPSLPGKHINLYPPPPPPPPTLHHIAPASPCSYQPSFYADIATQPTFSEDIVIVPPPHSKGVNIIPLPPPPPRTSETLSQPLDGGQSTGPASLLEVTKENPPPPLLPPEGQMGSPLSTLCGEIVNIPIPPPSLPGGHGEVPLSTPPRGCGAIPPPPPFTKGIGGITLPIGFHSGDLSFLQSTRESKGPSCLPPPPPPPPPPPPPPLSSNGHIGDLPPPPTSVFVEASIPLPPQTGCGGDPPPPPPTGGHVGPPPPPPPLGECAWDLQPPKACVRAPPPPPPPGGYAEVLMPPPPPRGYVGAPAPPPPPGGYAGAPPPPPPPGGYAGAPPPPPPPGGYAGAPPPPPPPGGYAGAPPPPPPPGGYAGAPPPPPSYGGIGGVPPPPPPFGGLGGTPPPPPPAGFRGGAPSPPPPPGGHGGPPPPPPRGHGSGPPPPPGAPSPPMPPGMSGGPPPPPGGRGMPTPPGGRGHGLARTLGPTLQSAMRKSSLKPLHWVKVTRAMQGSLWAELQKQVEANSHAEFDVNELESLFTIAPKAKAGSKSEGRGKSLGTKSDKVQLIDLRRANNTEIMLTKIKMPLPDMMSAALALDDSVLDADQIENLIKFCPTKEEMELLKNYSGDKEALGKCEHFFLELMKVPRVESKLKIFAFKIQFQSQGCQKEFADCIICL